The proteins below come from a single Cottoperca gobio chromosome 11, fCotGob3.1, whole genome shotgun sequence genomic window:
- the hibadha gene encoding 3-hydroxyisobutyrate dehydrogenase a — protein sequence MAALFRGSRNLLLRWTKHVDLAFVSTRSMASKTPVGFVGLGNMGTPMARNLLKNGYPVIATDVFPESCKELQDIGAQVVDSPAEVAEKADRILTMLPSSPNVIEVYTGPNGILKKVKKGTLLIDSSTIDPAVSREMAVAAEKMGAVFMDAPVSGGVGAASLAKLTFMVGGVEEEYNAAQELLTCMGANVVYCGGVGTGQAAKICNNMLLAIGMIGTAETMNLGIRLGLDPKLLAKILNMSSGRCWSSDTYNPAPGVMEGVPSANNYQGGFGTTLMAKDLGLAQNTATNTKTPIPLGSLAHQIFRVMCSRGYANKDFSSVFQFLREEEGQ from the exons TGTCAACGCGATCAATGGCCTCAAAAACCCCCGTGGGGTTTGTTGGTCTGGGAAACATGGGCACCCCCATGGCCAGAAACCTGTTAAAAAACGGTTATCCTGTTATTGCCACTGATGTCTTCCCTGAGTCCTGCAAGGAGCTGCAGGACATTGGTGCCCAG GTAGTAGACTCTCCAGCAGAGGTGGCGGAGAAAGCCGACCGCATCCTCACAATGCTGCCCTCCAGTCCCAACGTCATTGAAGTCTACACAGGTCCAAATGGCATCCTCAA AAAGGTGAAGAAGGGAACACTGTTGATTGACTCCTCCACCATCGACCCCGCTGTCTCAAGAGAGATGGCAGTCGCTGCAGAGAAGATGGGAGCCGTGTTCATGGATGCTCCAGTGTCAGGAG GAGTCGGGGCTGCCAGCCTGGCTAAACTCACCTTCATGGTAGGTGGAGTGGAGGAGGAATACAACGCTGCGCAGGAGCTGCTCACCTGCATGGGAGCCAATGTTGTCTACTGTGGAGGGGTCGGCACTGGACAG GCAGCTAAGATCTGCAACAACATGCTCCTGGCCATCGGGATGATTGGGACCGCAGAGACCATGAACCTCGGCATCAG ACTGGGTTTGGATCCTAAGCTGCTGGCAAAGATCCTCAACATGTCGTCAGGTCGTTGCTGGTCCAGTGACACGTACAATCCAGCCCCCGGCGTCATGGAGGGAGTCCCCTCTGCCAACAACTACCAGGGTGGCTTTGGAACCACACTAATGGCCAAG GATCTCGGTTTGGCTCAAAACACTGCCACCAACACTAAGACACCCATCCCTCTGGGTTCCCTCGCCCACCAGATATTCCGAGTCATGTGCTCCCGTGGCTACGCTAACAAGGACTTCTCATCCGTCTTCCAATTCCTACGCGAGGAGGAAGGACAGTGA